GGCTACAAGCTTCTAAAATCACCTGATTCTATTTTACCGGTTGAGATTGCCGCCGGTCTAAGCTGTCAAATTAACGCTTGCCGGATATTTTCCTATAAATCAGTCGACTCAACAAACATCACCGCTCATAATCTGGCAAAATGCGGAATGCCCGAAGGAACGCTGATAATCGCAGATTCCCAGAAGAAAGGACGGGGAAGAATGGGACGCAAATGGCATTCGCCATCCGGCAAAGGTTTATATTTTTCATTAATACTGCGGCCCAAACTTCCGCCCGACAAAATAGCCGGATTATCTTTAGCAACCGGTTTGGCGCTAACACGAGCAATCAATATTATTACCGGCTTTCAAATGCAGATGAAATGGCCAAATGATATTTTGTACAAAAAGAAAAAACTTGCCGGCATACTTGTAGAGTTAGTCGCTGAACTTGATAAGGTGGAATATATGATTGTCGGTATAGGAATAAATGTCAATCATACCAAAAGAGATTTTCCGTTAAGCCTTCAGCTTAAATCAACCTCGCTTAAGATGATTAGCCGGAATGCCGTATCAAGAGTTGCTTTGCTGCAGGAGGTTCTCGTCCAATTCGAAAGCCTTTATAAGATGTTTTGCCTTCATGGATTCAGATATTTACGGTCTGAATTGATAAAACATTCGGCAGTTATTGGCAAGCGAGTTGCTTTAAAAACCGGGAAGCAAAAGATTACCGGTCGGGCTGTTGGCTTTGATGATATGGGCGGATTGATTGTCAAGTCCAAAAAAGGATTGCGCTCGTATTCGGCGGGTGACGTTTCGTTTCGGTAATAGGTGGAGTACGTTCGATAATGCGAAAGAGTAATCTGTTTATGCCATATACCGATACAGTAGTTTGTGATTAATCCAAGTCATTGGTAAGGCAGACAGGAATTTCCGACCTACTGTTTTTAATATAAAGCAAAATATTCATAAGGCTTGTATGTTTTTGCTTGCTATGAGATTATTATTTAACCGAAATACTTCCGCGGGTCGGCGATTGCCCCCTCGAGCGCGGAGGCGGCAACGGTTGCCGGCGAAACAATATAGATTTCCGAATGCTTTAGCTTATTTTTGTTGGATATATTATTATATGTTGTAGTCAAAGCCCGCTCACCATCGGCAAGCATACCGTTATTGGCGCTAAAATATGAGTCATAACTCGGGTTAAGTATAAGGCAGCCGGATTCGACCAAGGCGCTAATATAGCCTTTGTCTATAGCCTCTAAGAAAGTTTTACGCGAGGACGGTATCACCATCATACGTGTATTGCGATGAATTCGTCTTCCCCTGAGTATAGAGGCGGCGATTTCAAGGTCTTCAAGATGGCCATTAGTACAGCCGCCAAGGACTACATGATCGATTTGCTTGCCTGCTAATTCTTCAACGGGCTTGCTGTCATCGATATTTCCGCAAGCAACAATCTGAGGAGAAAGAAAGGACACATCAGTTTCAATTTCATTTTCATAAATTGCATCAAAATCGGCTTTTACAAGTTTATATTTCGCTTTAGTAATCTTTTTTAAAAACCTTTGAGTTATTTCATCAACCGGAACCATCGCCGAGCCTGCTCCAGCGGCGATGGTAAAATTGGTGAGAGTAATTCTCTGCGAGGTCGTCAGAGCCATAATAGCCCGGCCATAGAATTCGAATGCTTTGCCAGATTTAGCATATTTATTTATTTCGCGGGATAGTTTTAAAATAATATCATTAGCGGCAACTCCCTGGCTAAGATTGCCGTTAACTACTATTTTAATAGATTCGGGAATTTTTTGTTCTATTCTTCCAGAAGCCCATATTTTTGCCATTTCTGAAATAGCAATATTTATTGAATATGCTCCAACGCCGCCATATGATGGAATGTATTGATCGGCTCCAACGGTTAGTTGTCCGGGGAGAATCAAACCTTCTTCAATTATAACCTGATGCGGCATCCCGCAACCAACGTCATAAAACATCATAATACTCTGTTTTTTGGCAAACTCGCGTATTTTTTTTTGTTCACCGGCGATATTCTGAGATTTAATTTCTGATTCGGCAAGGCTGCCAAGATGATTTAAAATGATGGCTATTTTCGCATGATTAAATACTTTAGTATTGCCGGCATTATAAAAAGCGTCAATCGCTATTCCTGCATTATCGCTTGCAATTACCAGATCGGGTTCGATGGCAACAATCTCACCCTCCTCAACAGTTTTCAAGCCTGCTTTCCGCGCTAATAGTTTTCTGATAAATGTTTCTTTGCGCGTGGATTTAGTAATGCTGGGCATATCAAGAAATTCCAACTCGAGCTGTTCTATTTTTAGCTGAGTCGGCTTGTTTTTAATTCCGTATCTCAATCGCCACTGCCTGAATCCGGGGCCGGAAATACCCAACTCTATACCGGCCAGACGGTCATCGCCGAAACGTTCCCATAAATCGGTAATTCTTTCGCTGGAATATTTGGGCTGGCTGTATGGCCCGATTTTCTTTTTTGACCGCCAGTATGCTACCAATCTGCCGGGTACACCATACACCTCGCCGATTTTCTTATCGGTTCGGTATTTCTTTTGCAGCTCTAAAAGCTCTTTTTTTCTGGGTATTTTCACTTTTTAACTAATTTTTTCAGATGTTTTTTTAGGGCATCATAAGTATCAAGCAATGCGAATGACTGTACTCTTGTCAGCCCCAGCACAGGCATAAAATTTGTATCTCCTGTAAATCTGGGCACAATATGAATATGCAGATGGTCTCGAATACTGGAACCGGCTACTTCACCCAAATTGATGCCAATATTTAAACCATCGGCAGGCAATGCTGAAGTGAGCAGTTTTGTGCAAAGCGTTAGAAACTCGAACATTTCGGTATATTCAGCTTTAGTTAATTCATCAAGCTTAGACTTATGCGCAACAGGACAAACCATCAGATGCCCGCTATTGTAAGGATATCTATTCATTATAATAAAAGAGTGTTTCCCTCTATGTAAAATTAAATTCGCCCGGTCTTTTTTTTGCTTGAAGTTTTTGCAAAAAACACATCCTTTTTCTTTAGGACCTAAAATATAGACAGAACGCCATGGGGACCATAAAGTATCCATCTTTTTATATTAACATTAATGGTTTGAAAATCAAGCAAATTTAAGCGATTATTTCAAATTTACGACTTATATTATTTTGTGATAATATAGCTAAGCTTATCAGATAACAAGGCTTAATAATATAATAATTGAAAATATTGCGCCAATAAACAATTATTTCATTTGCTAAAAACCTAATCCCCCCTCACTCGTTGTCATGCGCGGATGTGTTTCTATAGCCATACGGTTAGCTTGATATCGTTTGGCTTGGGGCGCTTTCTTGGCACCGAGCAAGACCTTCGGAACTAAAATTATATTTAGGGTGGTTGGTGTACGTTCTCGTGCACCAACATTTTACTATTTCCCTCTTGAGAGGGGTCAGGGGTGTGTTCTTAACACTAAATATTCAATATAATTTAGGGTTGGCTGCCAAGCACCGCTTTATAACCAAAGCAATTTATTTGTATTTCTATTACAAAATCCGGGTTTAAATCATATTTTCCGCTTATTGTTTTGGGGGCATTATTAAAAAATAATCTTGACTTGATGCTTGTATATCCTAATTTTATTAAATAAATCGGTCATTAAGATAGTAATAAAATGACCGATTCGATTTTTAGGAGTGAATGTATGAATATTATAATTATAGGATTAGGCGAAGTTGGCAAACATATTGCCTCTGTATTATCTAAAGAGAACCATAACGTAACGGTAGTTGACTCGAACACAAATGCGGTAACCGCTATTGATGACAGGCTCGATGTGCGATCGGTTGTCGGTCGGGCTGGTTCCATTAAAATAATGAAAGAAATCGAAATCGATAAATCAGACCTGGTTATTGCTGTAACCAACCTTGATGAAGTTAATATATTAACCGCAATGATGGCGAAAAATATGGGCGCCAAAAAAGTAATTGCCAGAGTTGATTCCCGTGAATACCTGCCCGAAACACGCGGGTCGTTTCAGGAATTATTCGGCATCGATCTGGTTATTTCTCCGGAGATACTTTCGGCTATCGAAATAAGCAAGCTGATAGGCTTTATGGGCGCATCTTATATTGCCGAATTTGCGAATGGCATGGTCGAGCTAATGCAGCTGACTCATAACAAAAAAGCTGGAGTTACCGGAATCCCCCTTCAAAAACTAAAAACACCGCCGGATATACTTGTATCGGGCATTGTCCGTAAAAACGAACTTATAATTCCATCCGGCAGTACAGTGTTGAAGGACGGGGATAAAGTTTTTATAATCGGCAAGAAAGAATCAATAGAAGATGGCGCCAGATATTTCGGTAAAACCAAGGAATCGGGGGCCGAGAAAGTCGTTGTTCTCGGCGGCGGTGAAATCGGTTTGACTGTAGCGAAACTGCTTGAGGGAACGAAGATATCAGTTGTTTTAATCGAGTGGAATAAATCAAAATGTCAATCCTTATCCGAAGAACTGAAAGAGGCTTTAATTATTAACGGCGACGGCACCGATATTGAGATTTTGAAGCAGGAAAAAGTTGGCGAGGCGGATGTGTTTGTAACTGCCTCCAAGCGTGATGAGGTTAATTTGATGTCGGGTCTTCTGGCCAAAGAGCTTGGCAGTAAAAAAACTATCGCTATAGTTCATCGCCCCGACTACCTGTCAGTCTATGAGCATCTGGGGTTGGATGCCACTATTTCACCGCGTCGGTTTGCCGCCAACCAGATATTGAAATATGTTCGTTCGGGAGAGGTCGTTTCAGTATCCGATGTCGATATTGGCAAAGGAGAAATACTTGAATTTGCTGCGCCTGATGGATGTAAAACCATCGACACTCCACTAAAAGATCTCAATGTCCCCAAAGGCGCTATAATAGGCGCAATAGCTGGTGAAAGAGGAGTTATAATACCAACCGGCGATGATGTAATCATGGCTGGGGATAGTGTTATCGTCTTTACTACGCCGGGCGTTCGACCCAAGGTCGAAAATCTTTTCAGGTCATGCTAATGAACATTCGCTATAGCAGTAAATTAATTGGCTTATTGCTTCTGGTGATGGCGGCATCTATGGCAACCTCGCTGGTCTGGGCATTCATAGACAATGATCAGCAGGCAATATGGTCGTTTATACATTCCACAGCTATCACCGCCGGCGCCGGAACGGTAATGATCCTTTTGGGAATAAAAAGCAAGAGCGATTTATATATCAAGGAGGCTTTAGTTATAACTGCCTTTGGCTGGATTTTTTCAGGAGTTTTCGGAGCTTTGCCGTATATGTTTGAAAATACATTCAACTCCTTTGCCAGCGCATTTTTTGAAACTGTATCCGGTTTCACCACCACCGGTTCAACAGCTATTATAATAGTTGAGGAACAATCAAGAGCATTACTATACTGGCGGTCGCTTACGCAATGGCTGGGAGGCATGGGAATAATTGTCTTGTTTATTGCCATCCTGCCCCGACTTGGCTTGGGCGCTAAACACCTGTTTAAATCTGAAGTACCCGGACCTATTACTGCCAGTTTCCGCCCCAAATTAAAAGAAACATCATCAATCTTATGGAAAATTTATTTAGGTTTTACGGCTGCTGAAATAATAATCCTAAGGCTTTTAGGCATGAATCTCTTTGAATCAATTTGCCATAGTTTTACTACGATGTCCACCGGCGGTTTTTCTACTATTACTGCCTCAATCGGCGGGTTTAACAATCCGGCAATCGAGTATGCCATCTGCTTTTTTATGTTCGTCGCCGGAGTCAATTTTTATCTTTACTATTTGATAGCCAAAGGTGACACGACCTGCATTATTAAAGACCCTGAATTCAGAGCTTATGCGGCTATTACAGGAATCGCCGCTATTATATTAACTCTCTCCATATATTCAATTCATGGCAGTTTTGCCGAGGCGTTTCGCAAGGGGCTTTTCCAGACAATTTCTATTAGCACTACCACCGGATATGGTACTGATAATTTCGATGTCTATCCGTCCTTTGCCCGATTATTGCTAATAGTTCTGATGTTTATCGGCGGCTCAGCCGGCTCGACCGCTGGCGGCATTAAAGTCTCGCGTTTTCTGGTTTTGATAAAAATCGTCAGAGTCGAATTATTTAAAGCGGTTCATCCCAATGCAGTGGTGGCGATTAAAATCGGCGATAGCCCAATTAAGGATGATATAGCGAAATCCATAGCAGGCTTCTTTATTTTATTCATAATCGTATTCGCAACCGGCTCGATATTCATGGCCGCCTTAGGATTGGATATTATCACTGCTTTTTCCTCAGTGATAGCCTGCTTAGCGAATATCGGTCCTGGTTTGGGCAGAGTTGGCTCAATTGAAAATTTCGCTTTCATTCCTGAAATCGGCAAGCTGTTTTTAAGTTTCTGTATGATACTGGGCAGGCTGGAGCTATTCACTGTTATGGCATTGATGATACCGGCATTTTGGAAAAAATAGCAATATCATAATCTTGCTGCTAAGTACGGTTTGACATAAATACAGGCTGCTTGTCAACCATTGTAAATTGCAAGGATTTTGGCCTATAAAGCTGTTGCCGTATAACCAGCATTGTTGACAGAATCAATTAAATCATCAATGGCTGGATTACCATCAATAACCGCTAAATTCTCATCTGTCGATACATTCACAACCTTAGCACCCTCGACGCTTTCTAATGCTTTTGTAACATTCGCCGCACAATGCTGGCAGGTCATTCCCTGTACAGATAGTTGTATTCTCATATCTGCCTCAGTAGATTCATGAGATTGACGTATATCCCTATCCCGAGACATGCCCCTATGCGCTAACTTCTGGTGATATTTTTTCTGCAAATCATTAAATATCATAAAGACAGACAAGCCAATTACTGTTACGGCGCTGGCTATTATAAACCACTCATTATTCTGATGGTGCTGAATTGCCAAAGATTCTCCTGAGTTGATAATAAAATCAAACAGCCAGCCAAAAAATATGCTGAATATCGATACTGTCGCTAAGTAGATTGTTAGGATTTTACCGCCAAACGCCCGGAATACCGCGCCTATAGTAGCAATATTTGATGCTGGTCCCGCCATCAACAGCACCATTGCCGCGCCCGGAGGCATGCCCGCCGCAATTAGCGATGCCGCAATCGGGACTGATGCGGTAGCACATACATACAGCGGCAATGAGATTAACAACATTAAAAACAAACCGCCAATCCCGCCTATCCAGCTTATAGTCGAAAGATAGCCGGATGGAACAAATAACGAAATTAGGGCAGCTAATAATATGCCAACAATCAGCCAGCGGTAGATCATGCCAAACAGTTCAAAGATTCCAAAATTAACGGCTTCTTTAAGCCTTGATTGATAACCCGAAAAATGGTTATCAGCAGCGCTTTGTTTCGGTGTATACCCATCCTGATTATCAAATAAATCAACTACAGCTCCGCCAATGATGCCGGTAATAAACGACACTATCAATTTGAATATTGCAAATGGCCAGCCCAGAAATGAGGCGCTTACCAGAATTGAATCAACACCGGTTTGAGGCGTGCTAATCAAGAAGCTTGTAGAGGCTCCATTGGAAGCTCCATCCTGCTTAAGGCCAACAGCTGTCGGAATAACGCCGCATGAACATAAGGGCATTGGCACGCCTATAAGCGCGGCTTTGATTATACTGCCCAGTCCCCGCTTGCCAAGATTCCGGTGCACAAATCCGGCTGGCAGAATAACATGTACGGCTCCGGCTATTGCTATACCCACAATAAGCGGGAATGAAAGATCCAGTAGGATATTCCATATCTCTATTAAGCAGCGTTCTATCATATTGATATTTAAATCATAATATCGTTAATAATGTTCCCATTATCAACTGATATTTTAATCGATTTACTTTATTTATTAAGCCGGAATACGGGTTTTGCGATTTATTTTTTGGCAATAAATATAACTTGACATACATCAGCGCATAGGGGCGTATTGCAATACGCCTCTATGCGTTACGTTTGTTAACAACCTGCCGCTTGCATCAAGCGGACGTTCCATAGATTCGAATATAATCTTACCATGATTTACTCAGCGGTCCGACCTTATTCTCAACGGCTTTGAGCACTTCGTTTTGTTTTACAGCTTCAGCCATATTGTTATGGTCCTTATATAGCGGCCGGTCTTTATCTAAATGTTCGACAACCTTGCGAACAGCCGAATGAGCGGCTTGAGTACCTTGACCGGGTTTGAAATCGCGAAAATCGAGCGCTTGCGCCGCCGCAATAAGCTCGATGCCGATAACGCCGCAAGCATTTTTAAGAATCTGTTTTGTTTTCAGCGCACCGTTCATGCCCATACTGACAAAATCTTCTTGGTCGGCGGCGGCTGGAATCGATTGAACGCACGATGGATTAGACAGGATACGCTGTTCCACTATCAGCATCCCGGCGGTATATTGGCTTAGCATATGGCCGGAATACATCCCCGCTCCCTTAGTTAGAAACGCCGGCAGGCCTATGCTTAGAGCCGGATTTAAAAGCCGGTTGAGCCGACGTTCGGAGAGCACACAGATCATGGCAATCGAGGCGCCGACCATATCAAGCGGCATACTGATTGGAGTGCCCTGAAAATTAGCGCCGGTTAATACGGTGTCGTCATCGGGCAGGAAAATCGGGTTATCGCCAACACCGTTAATTTCAATCTCGAACTGCTTGCGAGCATAGGCAAGATGGTCGCGAGCCGCTCCTATCACTTGCGGAGTTGACCGCATAGAGTAAGCATCCTGAACTTTGACCTTAAGCTTGCCGGTTACTAAATCCGATCCCTCAATTATGCTGCGGATATTGTTGGCTGATGTTGCAGCGCCGGTAAAACCGCGAAGCTTGTGAAGGCGTTCATCATACGGTTTCATGTTAGCCATCAAAGCCTCAAGCGACATGGCGCAGGCAATCTCAGCCTGAGCTATCATCCGTTCAGTATCCAGAAGCTCAAGACAACCGATGCCGGCTATCAGGTTGGAGCCGTTTATGGTAGCCAATCCATCGCGCGCGTGAAGACCTGGTATTGGAACGCCCGCTTGTTTCATAGCCTCTGATGAAGGAAGCCGTTTACCGTTATAAAACGCCTCGCCCTCGCCCATAAGTAAAAGAGCTATTTGGCTCATAGGGGCAAGGTCGCCGCAAGCGCCAACACTGCCTTTTTCGCAGACTACCGGCGTTACACCTTTATTAAGCAGGGCAACAAGAGTTTGGGTAATTTCAGGACGACAACCGGAATGGCCATGACTTTGAACATTGATGCGGGTAAGCATCGCTGCCCGGATATGCTCTATCGGTGCCGGTTCGCCGATGCCCGCCGAATGATTGTAGATAAGATACTTCTGAAATTCCTTGACCTGCTCGTCATCCAAGACAATCTCGGAAAATTCGCCGATACCGGTATTAACGCCATACATGATTTCTTTAGCTTTGATTTTCCTGTCCAGCATCTGACGGCATTTCTTTATCCGCTCGACAGCTGAGGAAGCCAGCTCCACTTTTTCGTTATGGCGGGCAACCTGTTCGACATCCTCTAAGGTGAGCTTTTTATCTCCAATTACTACTGACATAAAATTTCCTCCAATCAACCATGATTGCCGAATTGTTATATTGCTGGTGTACGTCCTCGCGCACCAGTATTGTTGACAGATAAGTTCGCCTTAGGCGAATGCCAATCACTAATTCGACAAACCAGTAATTTTGTTGCAGGTAATATACATTTTAAGTTTGGCAGGTCAACCATATTGATTTAGTGATATTATAATGTTGCTGCAGCGATTGCCAATACCATCAGAAAAAGGTTCTCGACGACGCATTAATTGTCATTTATTGTCATTCTCTGCCGCAGCGGGAGGGTAACATAGATGATTGTATATTACAAAAGGCCGAACAGCAGTTAAGTCTTAGTTAAAATAAACAGGCGAATGCAATTATATTACGAAACTTCTTGTCAATTTTGGTAGTAATATTAATTGTATTCATCATTGACTGGTATTAAGTCGATAGTTATATTGTAAATAGTTCTTTGAAAATTATATGGGGGCGACAGGTTTCGACGGGTTTATTCGATTTGGGTCTGCGCGCCGATGCCCCGGGCATCGTAAAAACCGGGAACAAACAATTAATTGGCGACGATTATTCGTATGCTATGGCTGCTTAGTAAATAGCAGCCCATTCTGGTAGGATTTGCTTTTCGGTTCTATTCAGGGTGTCGATTAAGAGAAGCTGGCGGCGTAGGGTTTGTCTTAGCCTGAAGTCGCAAGATTAATTAAGACCGATTGGAAATAAAGCCTGGTTTTCGGCATTATTCCAGTTGTATTAATAGGAAACCTACGCGTGTAGAGGGCTCTGATTAGGTATTCTCGGACGGGGGTTCGATTCCCCCCGCCTCCACCATTTGAAAAAAGACAACCCGTCTCTCCGGGGTCATTCTCCGGGACGACGGGTTTTCTATTTCCCCTTGTTTTCAAAGGGTTTGCGGTCTTTTCACATCGGCGGTGGCATCCAAAGGTTCGCATTTGTAGTGGAAAGGTCCTCT
The sequence above is drawn from the Candidatus Zixiibacteriota bacterium genome and encodes:
- a CDS encoding biotin--[acetyl-CoA-carboxylase] ligase, whose translation is MKLSSNDGKLGPPVDILAFLKKNSNRFTSSREISEALSITRHIVYDSISFLRNCGYTIEASRNLGYKLLKSPDSILPVEIAAGLSCQINACRIFSYKSVDSTNITAHNLAKCGMPEGTLIIADSQKKGRGRMGRKWHSPSGKGLYFSLILRPKLPPDKIAGLSLATGLALTRAINIITGFQMQMKWPNDILYKKKKLAGILVELVAELDKVEYMIVGIGINVNHTKRDFPLSLQLKSTSLKMISRNAVSRVALLQEVLVQFESLYKMFCLHGFRYLRSELIKHSAVIGKRVALKTGKQKITGRAVGFDDMGGLIVKSKKGLRSYSAGDVSFR
- a CDS encoding 3-isopropylmalate dehydratase large subunit codes for the protein MKIPRKKELLELQKKYRTDKKIGEVYGVPGRLVAYWRSKKKIGPYSQPKYSSERITDLWERFGDDRLAGIELGISGPGFRQWRLRYGIKNKPTQLKIEQLELEFLDMPSITKSTRKETFIRKLLARKAGLKTVEEGEIVAIEPDLVIASDNAGIAIDAFYNAGNTKVFNHAKIAIILNHLGSLAESEIKSQNIAGEQKKIREFAKKQSIMMFYDVGCGMPHQVIIEEGLILPGQLTVGADQYIPSYGGVGAYSINIAISEMAKIWASGRIEQKIPESIKIVVNGNLSQGVAANDIILKLSREINKYAKSGKAFEFYGRAIMALTTSQRITLTNFTIAAGAGSAMVPVDEITQRFLKKITKAKYKLVKADFDAIYENEIETDVSFLSPQIVACGNIDDSKPVEELAGKQIDHVVLGGCTNGHLEDLEIAASILRGRRIHRNTRMMVIPSSRKTFLEAIDKGYISALVESGCLILNPSYDSYFSANNGMLADGERALTTTYNNISNKNKLKHSEIYIVSPATVAASALEGAIADPRKYFG
- a CDS encoding HIT domain-containing protein, with product MDTLWSPWRSVYILGPKEKGCVFCKNFKQKKDRANLILHRGKHSFIIMNRYPYNSGHLMVCPVAHKSKLDELTKAEYTEMFEFLTLCTKLLTSALPADGLNIGINLGEVAGSSIRDHLHIHIVPRFTGDTNFMPVLGLTRVQSFALLDTYDALKKHLKKLVKK
- the trkA gene encoding Trk system potassium transporter TrkA; this translates as MNIIIIGLGEVGKHIASVLSKENHNVTVVDSNTNAVTAIDDRLDVRSVVGRAGSIKIMKEIEIDKSDLVIAVTNLDEVNILTAMMAKNMGAKKVIARVDSREYLPETRGSFQELFGIDLVISPEILSAIEISKLIGFMGASYIAEFANGMVELMQLTHNKKAGVTGIPLQKLKTPPDILVSGIVRKNELIIPSGSTVLKDGDKVFIIGKKESIEDGARYFGKTKESGAEKVVVLGGGEIGLTVAKLLEGTKISVVLIEWNKSKCQSLSEELKEALIINGDGTDIEILKQEKVGEADVFVTASKRDEVNLMSGLLAKELGSKKTIAIVHRPDYLSVYEHLGLDATISPRRFAANQILKYVRSGEVVSVSDVDIGKGEILEFAAPDGCKTIDTPLKDLNVPKGAIIGAIAGERGVIIPTGDDVIMAGDSVIVFTTPGVRPKVENLFRSC
- a CDS encoding TrkH family potassium uptake protein, which gives rise to MLMNIRYSSKLIGLLLLVMAASMATSLVWAFIDNDQQAIWSFIHSTAITAGAGTVMILLGIKSKSDLYIKEALVITAFGWIFSGVFGALPYMFENTFNSFASAFFETVSGFTTTGSTAIIIVEEQSRALLYWRSLTQWLGGMGIIVLFIAILPRLGLGAKHLFKSEVPGPITASFRPKLKETSSILWKIYLGFTAAEIIILRLLGMNLFESICHSFTTMSTGGFSTITASIGGFNNPAIEYAICFFMFVAGVNFYLYYLIAKGDTTCIIKDPEFRAYAAITGIAAIILTLSIYSIHGSFAEAFRKGLFQTISISTTTGYGTDNFDVYPSFARLLLIVLMFIGGSAGSTAGGIKVSRFLVLIKIVRVELFKAVHPNAVVAIKIGDSPIKDDIAKSIAGFFILFIIVFATGSIFMAALGLDIITAFSSVIACLANIGPGLGRVGSIENFAFIPEIGKLFLSFCMILGRLELFTVMALMIPAFWKK
- a CDS encoding permease, which produces MIERCLIEIWNILLDLSFPLIVGIAIAGAVHVILPAGFVHRNLGKRGLGSIIKAALIGVPMPLCSCGVIPTAVGLKQDGASNGASTSFLISTPQTGVDSILVSASFLGWPFAIFKLIVSFITGIIGGAVVDLFDNQDGYTPKQSAADNHFSGYQSRLKEAVNFGIFELFGMIYRWLIVGILLAALISLFVPSGYLSTISWIGGIGGLFLMLLISLPLYVCATASVPIAASLIAAGMPPGAAMVLLMAGPASNIATIGAVFRAFGGKILTIYLATVSIFSIFFGWLFDFIINSGESLAIQHHQNNEWFIIASAVTVIGLSVFMIFNDLQKKYHQKLAHRGMSRDRDIRQSHESTEADMRIQLSVQGMTCQHCAANVTKALESVEGAKVVNVSTDENLAVIDGNPAIDDLIDSVNNAGYTATAL
- a CDS encoding aromatic amino acid lyase translates to MSVVIGDKKLTLEDVEQVARHNEKVELASSAVERIKKCRQMLDRKIKAKEIMYGVNTGIGEFSEIVLDDEQVKEFQKYLIYNHSAGIGEPAPIEHIRAAMLTRINVQSHGHSGCRPEITQTLVALLNKGVTPVVCEKGSVGACGDLAPMSQIALLLMGEGEAFYNGKRLPSSEAMKQAGVPIPGLHARDGLATINGSNLIAGIGCLELLDTERMIAQAEIACAMSLEALMANMKPYDERLHKLRGFTGAATSANNIRSIIEGSDLVTGKLKVKVQDAYSMRSTPQVIGAARDHLAYARKQFEIEINGVGDNPIFLPDDDTVLTGANFQGTPISMPLDMVGASIAMICVLSERRLNRLLNPALSIGLPAFLTKGAGMYSGHMLSQYTAGMLIVEQRILSNPSCVQSIPAAADQEDFVSMGMNGALKTKQILKNACGVIGIELIAAAQALDFRDFKPGQGTQAAHSAVRKVVEHLDKDRPLYKDHNNMAEAVKQNEVLKAVENKVGPLSKSW